GCACGATCCAGATCCAGCTCAAGGGGACCAAACTCACACAGCCAGCCGCGTGCCGCTGCCAGGCACAGCCCCGCGAGATCAGACTCAAGCAGCGGGAGCACTACCTGGGCCTCGGGGTCTCCGAACCGGCAGTTGAACTCAACCACCTTGGGCCCGTCTTGCGTAATCATGAGCCCGACATACAGCACCCCGCGGTACGGCGTGCCGCGCCGCCGCATTTCCGCCAGCACCGGATGAATGATCAGCTCCCCGACCTCGGCAACCAAGGCCGGAGTCATCACTGGAGCTGGCGCATATGCACCCATGCCCCCGGTGTTCAGGCCAGTATCGCCCTCGCCGACTGCCTTGTGGTCCTGTGCCGGTATGAGGGTCGCAAACTCCTCCCCGTCGCAGATGGCGAACAAGGATGCTTCCTCGCCGGACATGAACTTCTCCACGACGATTGAATGAACCGCCTCACCGCCGTGGACGCGCTCAAGCAGCAGTTTGGTGATGGCGTGCTCAAGCGCCTCATCGGTGGCCGCGGGAAAAACGCCTTTTCCGCCAGTCAAACCAGATGGCTTTACCACGGCCACCAAACCCGCGTCCCAGAACCGACGCACAACCCGGCGGACAGCTGCCGGGTTGGGATTCTCGACGAGCTCGTACGGAGCAGTGGGAACGCCAATCTCACGCATGAGGCCTTTGGCAAACCCCTTGTCAGTCTCAAGCCTGGCCGCAGCCATGGTGGGACCAAACACCAGAAGCCCGACCGCCTGGAACGAATCCACAATACCTGCGGCCAACGGATCTTCGGGCCCCACGATGACGAGGTCAATCTCCTGCCGAAGCGCCCAGTCCCGCAACTTGCCGATCTCAACCCAAAGTTCCGTGAGCCGGGAGAACGGGATGTCTAGCCTGAACTGCGGCAGCACTCTCGCCACTTGAGAAATGCCATCACTGCCCGGCGCGCAGTAGAGGTCGCACTCCGGGCGCTGCTTTTGAATCAGCCAGCAGATGGCGTGCTCTCGGGCGCCCTTGCCAATAACGAGAATCCTCAAAACCCTCTTGAGAGCCCCGCGAATGCTCATGTCGTCCTCCAAGAGATGATGAGTCAGGGATTGATCTTGAGCGCGGGCGCGTTGGCCTGCCCTACGAGGCCCTCTTCGCCCGGGCGCACGAACGGCTCAGCGTAGTACCGCTCTGATCTCCACAAGCGGCAGCGCAGGGAAAGAATCTGGAGCGTCTCAATTTGCACCTCCCACTCAATGGGCAGTGCGCGCGCTTGTAGCGTCTCGGGCGTGTCGCCGTCGTGGATGGGAACCATGCCGCACCTGATGACCTCGCCCCGGTCAAACTTCTCGTGCACGCGCTGGGATATCACCAGGGTGTGGTTAACCATCCTGCCCCCGCGCTCCGCGAGCAGCCGCCTGAACTCAAGGACTGCCGCGTGCGGCCGCTTGCCGTACATGCCCTTGCCGCCGAACCAGTGCGGAGCCGGGTGCTGGTTGTTGCCCGAATACAGGCGTACCACATCCGGCGGAGTCAATTGGAGCCAGCCGTACTGGCCATACCACGCAATGTCGCGCGCGTGGAAGGACTCGATGATGGCCTCGCCGTACGCCCTGTGGCTCGGGTAGTCCTTGCGCCGGAGCATCACGATGTCCTGCGCCGCCATACCTAGTTCGCGCGCTTTGTCGCACGCTCCACAAGGCCGGTCCACCAACAGCAGACGGGGCTCAATGTTGACAATCCTGCCGCTCGCGATCGCCTGCATGATAGCCTGAAACGTGGTTCCGCCGCCGGAAGCGCAAAACGCCATGGGTATCATCTGGGATTTCTCCCGCGTAAAAAGTGAATGAACTTTCCATGCCTATCGGACAATTACCATACCATATTTTTAAATTTCCGCAACCACAAAAAGCCCGAACGCACGGGTCTGTTATAGTATACGCTTACTCCGCGATAATCGGCTCTAACTCCAAGGTGATGCCGAACTTCTGGCGGACCGCAGTGCGGATAACCCCGGCAAACTCCAGAAGCTCTTCTGTAGTGCCGTTGCGATTCACCAAAGCCAGGGTGTGGTTTTCGGAAATCCCGACCGCTCCGTGCGCATGCCCCCTCTGGAAGCCCGCATGCTCTATGAGCCAGGCAGCCGGAACCTTGATGCGGTGCTCGCTGGTTTCAAAAAACGGGATTTCTTCGGCAACCTGCTTGCGGCTTGCGTGCCACCGCGCCGAGAGCGCGGCAAATTCTTTCTGCGAGAGTACAGGATTGGTGAAGAACGACCCGCAGGAACGCGAGTTCGGGTCGCGCGAATCCAGCACCATTGATTTTGACTTGCGCAGCGCCAACACCGCTTTGCGGATCTGTTTCAGGCTGACATCCAATGTGCCAAACAGGCCCGTGAGCTTGTCTGAAAGCTGGGCGTAGTGGACAACCGGCTTTGCCCCATTGAATAGGCGGTACGTGACTTCGGTGATGATGTACCTGTCCTTGCTGTACCCCTTGAACCGGCTCATCCGGTACCCGAACTCGCACTGCCCGTTGGTGAAGCTCGCCTCTTTGAGCGTCCTGCGGTCCAAGGCTTTGACGTGGAAAATGACGTCAGAAACTTCCTGGCCGTACGCACCCACGTTCTGGATGGGAGTTCCGCCTACCGAACCCGGAATGCCGGAAAGTGCCTCAATGCCCACAAGATTTTTGGCAATTGCCTTCTTCACGACATCATCCCAGATCTCGCCCGCTGCCGCGGCAACAAACGTGTACCCGTCACTGGCTTTGAATTTGACGCCTTTCAAATCAACTTTGACGACCAGGCCGTTAAACCCCTCGTCCTTGAAGACGGTGTTGCTGCCGCCGGAGAGGATCCACACCGGCATATTCTTCTTGTCCGCATACTGCAAAGCCTTCTTTAGTTCATCAATCGTTTCAACCGCAACAAATTCCTCGGCAATTCCGCCGAGTTTTATAGTGGTTAAATCAGCTAGCTTGATGTTCTTCTTTGGCTTCATGGATGTAGTGGCGGAGAGGGTGGGATTTGAACCCACGAGGACTTTGCAGCCCTACCGCTTTTCGAGAGCGGCGCTTTCAACCACTCAGCCACCTCTCCTCGTCACAGTCGGACTCTAGCTTCCGTGTCCGAGTGAAACTCGGCCACTTCAGCTGTCGTCCGCCTTTTCCTCACAGTTTTGCGCTTAACCGACCTGCGGTCGGCCCAAGCGCAAAACTGAAAAAGACTACTGCAAGAATACTTAAAAAACCAAAAAAAAGCAACCCAAAACATGGACAAAAGAGCCGGATTATCATATACTGCACTTATGAAAAAACAGCAGACCATACGGAAAGCGATTATCCCGGTGGCAGGGTTTGGCACGCGATTTTTGCCCGCAACCAAGGCCCAGCCAAAGGAAATGCTCACATTGGTTGATAAGCCGGTCATCCAATACATTGTTGAGGAAGCGGTTGCCTCGGGCATCACGGACATCATCCTCGTCACCGGCCAGAACAAACGCGCCATTGAGGACCACTTTGACCGCAACTTTGAACTGGAGTACCGCTTAAAGCAGAAAGGGAAGTTTGAAGCCCTGGATGAGCTGGAGGCAATCACCAACCTCGCGAACTTCTACTACGTGCGCCAAAAGACCCCGCTCGGAGACGGGCACGCCGTTCTGCAGGCAAAAGACCTGGTTGCCCCGGATGAGCCGGTTGCCGTGCTCTTCGGAGACGACATCGTGGTGGGAAAAACTCCTGCCTTAAAACAACTCATTGATGTATACGAAAGATACCAAGACGTGGTCCTGGCCGTTGACCGCGTGCCAAAGAGCGAGGTGGAAAGCTATGGCATTATTGATGTTGCGTCAAGCAACGGAAAAACGCATGAGATACAAGGCTTTGTGGAAAAACCGAGCCCCAAAAACGCCCCCTCCAACCTCGCGTGGATCGGAAAGTGCATCATCACGCACGAAATCTTTGGCATCCTCTCCAACATGAAGCGCGGCAAGAGCGGGGAAATCAGGCTTGCGGACGCGTTCGCTCTCCTGCTCAAAAAACGCACGCTCTACGCCTGCGAACTGGAAGGCCAACGTTTTGACTGCGGCTCTAAACTCGGATTCCTCAAAGCAACGGTCGCGTTCGGCCTCGCGCACCCGGAGCTCAAGCGTGACTTCGCAAAATACCTAAAAAGTATTAGAATAAAGTAGAGCATGGCAAAAATAAAAACAACCAAACTCCTCGCCTTTCTCCTGGTGCTCCCGCTCTTGGGCCTCGGGTGCAAAGGGTCGGGAACCGTATCCAAAGACGCGCTTGCGCCCGTAACGTTAAAGTACTGGCGCGTGTTTGATGAACCGAGCGACTTTACGGACGTGATCGCCGCGTTCAAACAGACCTACCCCCACATCAACGTAAGCGTGCGCAAACTGCGGATTGAGGAGTACGAAGATGCCATCATCCGCGCCCTGGCAGAGGGCAACGGGCCGGACATCATCTCTGTGCACGCGGCCCAGCTCAAGCAGTACCAGAATCTGCTCTCCCCTATGCCGCAAAGCGCCACCCTGCCCGCAACCATCATTGAGAACAACAACAAGAGGTCTGTAATGCTCCAAACCGTCAAACTGCCGAGCAGCCAAGACCTGCGGACCGCATTCATTGATACCGTCGCAACCGACGTCATGTTGGGCGGGCAAATCTACGGCCTGCCGCTCTCGGTTGACACTATGGTGCTCTACTACAACCGCCAGCTCTTAAACCAGGCAAACGTCCCCGCAGCTCCCCGCACATGGGAGGAGTTTAAGGAAGCGGTCAAGGTTCTCACCACCCAGGACCAGAACGGCAACATCATCCAGTCAGGCGCAGCCCTGGGAGGGGCGCGCAACATCAACCGCAGCCCGGACATCCTCGCGGCGCTTATGATGCAGAACGGCACGGAGATGACCCGGTCGGGCCGCGTCGCCTTTAACGAAGTTCCGGCGAGCCTCTCAAGTTCGTCCGTGGCGCCCGGGCGGGACGCGCTGCGCTTTTACACGGACTTCGCGTCCCCAGCCAAGGAAGTGTACGCCTGGAACGAGAACCTGCCCGAGTCTTTGGACGCATTCGCAAACAGCCAGCTCGCGCTCTTCTTTGGGTATGCCTACCACTTGCCGCTCATCCGTTCCCTGGCTCCGGGCATTGACCTTGGCATCACCAAACTCCCCCAGATAGCAGCCGCCGGCCGCCAGGTGAACATTGCCAATTACTGGTTTGAGGGCGTCACCAAGCAGTCCGAACATAAGGACGAGGCATGGGGCTTTATCCAGTTCGCCGCATCAGAACAAGGCGCGGCTCTGTTCCTCGCAAAATCCGGCAAGCCGACCGCCCTGCGCAGCCTCATTGCCAGCCAGCGGGCCAATCCGGAACTGGCCCCGTTTGCGGACCAGCTCTTAACGGCCCAAAACTGGTACCACGGCGGAAACGCCGCTGCCATGGAAGAAGCGCTCCGCACCGCCATTAGCCAGGTGGTCGCGGGGAGCCTGGAGCCTGACGCCGCCATTGACCAGGCCGCCCAAAATGTCGGCTTAACGTACTGACATGCCGTACCTCCTGCCCATCGTAGCGCTGCTCGCACTGCTGGTTCCCGAACCCGCAGCAGCAGACTCCCTGCTCCGAATCTGCACCGCAACCGGCAACTGCGGGGTGTGCGATGTGGTGGCAACCGCAGTCACGCTCGGCAAGTGGCTCATTACCGGATCAGCCGGACTAGCCTTGGTGGTGATTGTGTGGGCATCAGTCGGGCTCGCAACGAGCGCCGGAAACCCGGAAAAAATAGGGGAAGCCAAAAAACAGGTCGTGTGGTCCGTGCTCGGAGTGGGATTGGTGTTCGCGGCGTTCTATTTGGTGATGTGGATTGTCATTGCGTTCGCAAACCCCTCCAACCAGTTCAAGTACGCAAAAAATCCGTCCGATGCCGCGGTTGCCGAAACCGGAGGCTTGGCCGGTTTTCTGGGCGGGACCGCATGGTGGAACCTGTGCAGCGAGGCTGATTTGCGCGCAAACGGCGACCGAGCAAGGTCCGCGGACAATATAACCGCGGACTGCAAGTACTGGGGAGACGGCACGCCCTGCAAGACAAACCGCAAGAGCATCTGCTTGAGCGGAACGTGCACGCCAGTCGGAGACAGCAAAGTTCAGGCGAGCATAACCGCGCTCGGCGGATACCCCCTTCCAACAGACCCGTCCGCGTGCGACTATGTGGCCGCGGTTGACCGCGTGTTTGAAAACTACTCGTGCCAGCCGAATGCCGCATGCAATCCGGAAAAAATAGAAAAGGGGTTCTGCCCTCCCGGAGGCACAGTGTGCTGCGAGCCGTCCACCTTCACCCCGCGGGTGCGGCCAACCGCGGCCCCAGAGGTTTTGGTTCCAACGGCGCCCGGAGTACCCGGAGCTGGAGGTGATGAAATGGCAATCCGCACGACACTCGGAAATGCGGGCATAGAAGTCAATAAAGCCCCTTGTCCGGACATCCTTACCTCAACCGACTGCACGTCAGTCGCCGGACTGTCGCAGAGCACGGTTAATAAACTGATTGAAGCCCACACCACATACAACGGGCGCATCTACATTACCGGAGGGACCGAGCGAGGCCCCCATGCCCAAAACACCACGCACGGCAATCAGAACGTGGTTGATATCCGCAACAAGCAAGAGGCGCGAGATGCCCTGGATCAGATGGGGCTCGTGCGCATGACCTCGTTTTCAAACGGCTATGCGAGGGGCTCCAACTGGTACATCTGCGACACCAACGGCCAGGCTGTAAGCTGTGGTACTGCAAGCCACTTACACGTAGAATTTTAACCAACCCTAGAGAGCCTATGATCACAAAACTATTCTTCACCAGCCTCGCTATCCTGCTCCCCGCGGCACAAGCCCTGGCACAGAACAGCTACGGCAGTGCCGATCTCAATCCGCTCGGAAGAATTGAGGGCCCGCAGGAGCTCTATGGCCGCTTTTTGCAATTTTTCCTCGGGTTCGTTGGGGTCGGCGCGCTCGGGTACTTCATCATCGGCGGCATTATACTCTTGATGTCCCAAGGGAACCCTGAAAAGGTAAAAATGGGCAAGGACACGCTGGTCTGGGCAATCATCGGCATGTTCGTGGCGTTCGCAAGCTACATCATCCTGCGGTTCGTGCTGGAGATCATCATCACCCCGACCGGCGCGTAGTTATCAACAGAGTGATTTTGCAAAAAATGCCGCAGTGTTGTATAATTCATGCATCATAAACCAATTATTTATTAAACTTTGATACTATGATTACGCGAACAACAAAACTGGCATGGAAAATGATTTTGAGCGGGTTGTTTTCCGCAAGCTTCCTGGCGCTCGCGCTTGTTCCGGCTACAACGTCTGCCGCCGTAGGTGACGACTGCACGGACACCAAATCGTGCCCCACCGGGGGAGAAGTGTGCATCCGCAACGCTAATGACGGAACTCCCGGAGATGCAACTGATGCCTTTTCTTTCGTCTGCACCACCCCGCAGGCCACCCAGTATGGTTTAGGCGAGTTTACTGATGTCGGTCTCGGCCAGACCCAGGACCTCAAGGGCTCTATCGCGAACATCATCAACATCATCCTCGGATTCCTCGGGATTGTGGCGGTCATCATCATCCTGGCCGGCGGATTCAAGTGGATGACAGCCGGAGGCAACGAGGACAAGGTCGGCGAATCGCGGCAGATGATCATCCAGGGCATCATCGGATTGGTGGTGGTGTTTGCGGCCTGGGCAATCGCGAGCTTCGTGGTTTCCAACCTCCAA
This window of the Parcubacteria group bacterium genome carries:
- the purD gene encoding phosphoribosylamine--glycine ligase — encoded protein: MRILVIGKGAREHAICWLIQKQRPECDLYCAPGSDGISQVARVLPQFRLDIPFSRLTELWVEIGKLRDWALRQEIDLVIVGPEDPLAAGIVDSFQAVGLLVFGPTMAAARLETDKGFAKGLMREIGVPTAPYELVENPNPAAVRRVVRRFWDAGLVAVVKPSGLTGGKGVFPAATDEALEHAITKLLLERVHGGEAVHSIVVEKFMSGEEASLFAICDGEEFATLIPAQDHKAVGEGDTGLNTGGMGAYAPAPVMTPALVAEVGELIIHPVLAEMRRRGTPYRGVLYVGLMITQDGPKVVEFNCRFGDPEAQVVLPLLESDLAGLCLAAARGWLCEFGPLELDLDRAAACVVMASGGYPGAYQKGKPISGLGEFGTWGDLMAFHAGTSLRDETWVTDGGRVLGITALADSIPSAVQRAYEGVARVSFAGEYHRPDIGHRALARLGVAAE
- a CDS encoding UDP-N-acetylmuramate dehydrogenase, with translation MKPKKNIKLADLTTIKLGGIAEEFVAVETIDELKKALQYADKKNMPVWILSGGSNTVFKDEGFNGLVVKVDLKGVKFKASDGYTFVAAAAGEIWDDVVKKAIAKNLVGIEALSGIPGSVGGTPIQNVGAYGQEVSDVIFHVKALDRRTLKEASFTNGQCEFGYRMSRFKGYSKDRYIITEVTYRLFNGAKPVVHYAQLSDKLTGLFGTLDVSLKQIRKAVLALRKSKSMVLDSRDPNSRSCGSFFTNPVLSQKEFAALSARWHASRKQVAEEIPFFETSEHRIKVPAAWLIEHAGFQRGHAHGAVGISENHTLALVNRNGTTEELLEFAGVIRTAVRQKFGITLELEPIIAE
- the galU gene encoding UTP--glucose-1-phosphate uridylyltransferase GalU, with the protein product MKKQQTIRKAIIPVAGFGTRFLPATKAQPKEMLTLVDKPVIQYIVEEAVASGITDIILVTGQNKRAIEDHFDRNFELEYRLKQKGKFEALDELEAITNLANFYYVRQKTPLGDGHAVLQAKDLVAPDEPVAVLFGDDIVVGKTPALKQLIDVYERYQDVVLAVDRVPKSEVESYGIIDVASSNGKTHEIQGFVEKPSPKNAPSNLAWIGKCIITHEIFGILSNMKRGKSGEIRLADAFALLLKKRTLYACELEGQRFDCGSKLGFLKATVAFGLAHPELKRDFAKYLKSIRIK
- a CDS encoding extracellular solute-binding protein, with amino-acid sequence MAKIKTTKLLAFLLVLPLLGLGCKGSGTVSKDALAPVTLKYWRVFDEPSDFTDVIAAFKQTYPHINVSVRKLRIEEYEDAIIRALAEGNGPDIISVHAAQLKQYQNLLSPMPQSATLPATIIENNNKRSVMLQTVKLPSSQDLRTAFIDTVATDVMLGGQIYGLPLSVDTMVLYYNRQLLNQANVPAAPRTWEEFKEAVKVLTTQDQNGNIIQSGAALGGARNINRSPDILAALMMQNGTEMTRSGRVAFNEVPASLSSSSVAPGRDALRFYTDFASPAKEVYAWNENLPESLDAFANSQLALFFGYAYHLPLIRSLAPGIDLGITKLPQIAAAGRQVNIANYWFEGVTKQSEHKDEAWGFIQFAASEQGAALFLAKSGKPTALRSLIASQRANPELAPFADQLLTAQNWYHGGNAAAMEEALRTAISQVVAGSLEPDAAIDQAAQNVGLTY
- a CDS encoding TrbC/VirB2 family protein; translated protein: MPYLLPIVALLALLVPEPAAADSLLRICTATGNCGVCDVVATAVTLGKWLITGSAGLALVVIVWASVGLATSAGNPEKIGEAKKQVVWSVLGVGLVFAAFYLVMWIVIAFANPSNQFKYAKNPSDAAVAETGGLAGFLGGTAWWNLCSEADLRANGDRARSADNITADCKYWGDGTPCKTNRKSICLSGTCTPVGDSKVQASITALGGYPLPTDPSACDYVAAVDRVFENYSCQPNAACNPEKIEKGFCPPGGTVCCEPSTFTPRVRPTAAPEVLVPTAPGVPGAGGDEMAIRTTLGNAGIEVNKAPCPDILTSTDCTSVAGLSQSTVNKLIEAHTTYNGRIYITGGTERGPHAQNTTHGNQNVVDIRNKQEARDALDQMGLVRMTSFSNGYARGSNWYICDTNGQAVSCGTASHLHVEF